GTGCATCACTGCCCAGCACCTGTAGTGTGGTAACCTCCAGAAGAAAGAGTAAAGGAGAATTTAGAGCCTTCAGGACAGACTAGTAAACTTCATGGCAGTCCtcaaatagaaatgaaatatcCATCCTTCTCGCAGAGCCTGGCCTCTCTGATAAAAGTGAGGACCAGTGATGGGGCAGCTGCAACAGAAGAATGCGGAGCAGCAGAGAACATCAAGACGGCCATACCAGCACCTCTCTGCGAAACCTGGACCCACTTACCTTCTCCTGGAGCCTAATGTTATCCCACACCTTGCTGCACACCATACACTCAAATGCGTCAATGTGGCTGTCCTGCTTAACGTCCTGCACCCCCCATTTCCGTTCCCTGAGTGCGGTGAGAAGTCGCTGATTGGAGATTTCACCCTCCAGCTTCCATTCTATGTAGGCCTGGTAGCGTCTGTCATCCTGATCCAGCGCTCTGATGTAACTCGCCAGCTCTCTAGGGTGAGAAAATTCTGATACCATGATAGCACTTCTATTGCTTGGAAGCCAGTCTGCAATGTTGGGGGATCCATAATACACAGGGACGACCCCCAGTTTCAGAGGTCTCCAGAACTTCTCAGTGATGTAATCGTCACACACCGCATTCTCAAAAGCAAGGATAAACTTATACTGGGCAAGGATCCTGTAAAAGCCATCGGCGTCCATAGAGGCTGGATTGCTCAACCGTGGAGGGAGAGGTTTGTTTCGCAGACACTCGCCGTAGGAATCGACCTCAATGTATGTCATCAGCTCTCGAATATAGGTGTCCCTGTCTGAGGGCGGGTCACAGTCGGACTGTACGTACACCAGCGGGGCGAGGCTCTTCCGGAGGTGGTTTTTGGACCGCAAGGGGACCAGGTATCGGAGTGACGTCAGGACTTCCGTGCCCTCCAAGAACTGGGTGGTTAGTGGCAGGTGGGAGTGCCGGCTGAAGGTGGCGGTGTAGTTGAACAAGGTGATGACTGGCTGGTGAAAGagcttataattattttttggaGACTCTTCGTGAAAAAGGGCCCAGTCGTGATGGGCTTTCCGAGGCAGAGGTAAGCTATCTATGCTAAAGTCAGTACctaggagaaaaaaagacaatgtTAGTATGTCCAGAAGAATTCTGGTGTTTCAgtttgagtcacctgggaagactaATACACAGAAGAGCTTGAGGCTATAAATAAGAAGCCTGTTACAGTGCCTGCAAAATGCCTGGCagttagacttccctggtggtgcagtggataagaatccccaCCTTCCCATGCAGTGGACATGggatccatccctggtccggaaagatcccacatggcgtGAAGCatctaagcccacatgccacaaatactgagcctgagctctagaacctgggaggcacagctcctgaagcccattgccccagagcctgtgcatCACGAcgggagaagccactgcaatgagaagcccgcacaccccagctagagagtagcctgtgctcactgcaaccagagaaaagcccacacacagcaacacagacccagcacagccaaaaataaatacatgaagaaataattttttaagtgccCAACGGTCAAAATCATGAAGCTTTCACCCTAGAAACTGCTCATAGGGAGGGTCACCAAGGAAAGGGACCCTCCCTCTCGTTTCATGAAAAGAGAAATGGGAGGAAGTGTCCTAGTCTGGTTCTAAAGGATTTATTTCACTGCCTCCTGCAACTGAGTTTTTCTTTCCAGAGGCATTACccaaagagggaaggagaaacgAAGAGAGAGacaattcttaaaaaagaaaagaaaaaggaagccaaaaaggggaaagaaaaccaGCTTGGCAGATtgattaaatggaaaagaaaaaaaaggaaagtatgCAAAAGTAGCCAGAACAAATACAcgggagagattttttttttaatccaaaatgaTCGATTTTCAACAAAGTGCAGTGAATCAGTCTTAGTCAAAACGGTAGATAAGAGGCTTTTAAAGACTTAAGAGCTGATAATAGCACTATGTTACAGATTGCTGAAGGATGAATGTGAAATAACAAGCACATCATGAAATAAAGAAGGCATAACAGGATTATAATTGTGAGTGATTCTAGCTTCCAGAGGATTAATTGGGGAAAACTTTGAAACATGATAATGTGCAGACAGAAATGATGGATGTGGTAAACCATTGTTTCCTGACTGTGGGTGGAGACCCAATCAGGAAGAAGTAATTTCCataactgagaaagaagaattaaGACAATATCACAATACATAACACAATTTCTAAGGTGTTCCAGACACTGATGATATTTTGGCCCagtgacttgattttttttttaatgcaagaaaatggtatacacacacacaaaaaaatccatCTTCTAGCATCCACTGGGGAAAAAACACACCAaataaattcttccagaaaaaatGAGACATATTCTCTGGCAGAATTCATAAAAATCAACTATGTAATGCCAGTGCACATCCTCTCAAATAAACACATACTCTTTGGTGCAAACAGTACATCAATGAGAAATCAATTAATCAAGAAAGGCTTTTAAACAATTAAAGATCAAAGAAGTTTATGCTGGAGGACGTATACTGAGCCCAGAGAAACTGCTGAAGGTTATGTATTACTGTCTTGATAATAGGCTTTTATTCTCAGTGAGAAGGAATGAAAGACCAGCATCTAAAAATGGTCATGTCTTGGTTTACTTGGCATTTACTGCCCAAGTCCTTTAGAAGCAAAAAGAAtactcaggggacttccctggtggtccagtggttaagaatccaccttccagtaccccaatgttcatcgcagcactgtttataatagccaggacatggaaacaacctagatgtccatcagcagatgaatggataagaaagctgtggtacatatacacaatggagtattactcagccgttaaaaagaattcatttgaatcagttctgatgagacggatgaaactggagccgattatacagagtgaagtaagccagaaagaaaaacaccaatacagtatactaacacatatatatggaatttagaaagatggcaatgacgaccctgtatgcaagacaggaaaaaagacacagatgtgtataacggacttttggactcagagggagaggaagagggtgggatgatttgggagaatggcattctaacatgtatactatcatgtaagaattgaatcgccagtctatgtctgacgcaggatacagcatgcttggggctggtgcatggggatgacccacagagatgttatggggagtgaggtgggaggggggttcatgtttgggaacacatgtaagaattaaagattttaaaattaaaaaaaaaaaaaaaaaaaaggaatccaccTTCCAGAGCAGGGCACTCAGGTccgtccctggctggggaactaagatcccacacacagcagggcaactaagcccttgctgAAACCGCTGAGCCCAAGCACCAAAACTAGAGAGGAGTGCACGTGACACAACCCAGACCCGATGTAAACAGACAAGAAGAATACGCACACACGCCTGAACTGTATCGGCACAGAGTCGGACGGCCAGCAATGGTTAACAGACAAACATCGGACATGAAAGAGAACTTGAGAACAAAGGCAATTTACTGCACTGAACTGGCAGCTGCTCACAAAGGTTCTAAGTTGGTCAAGTGGCCAGTGATGGGCACTGAACCAATAAATGTGAGTTAGAACATAAAGCTTCCACAGAAAGCAGAGCAGAGAATCAAGGCCATTTTCCTGGGAGAGGAAGATTCAGAGTCCAAGCCACAGGCCTAGAGGGCAGGGATCCAGATGTACGATTAGAGGCTGGAGGCGATATGGTTAAGATGAAAGCGGGTCCAGAATTAGCGATCAGGCACCAGTGCTCTGAGAGAGGCACTCAGATGCCAGGGGCTGTCCGCTGCTGGTGCCTGGCACACGGGCGACTCTTAATCACCTCACCCTGCAGTCACCACGGCAAAGATCCAAACTGCTGAGCAAGGAAGCAGAAAGACACCACTAGGGCTTCAGAGCGTGCAGGGGGCCTGACTCTCATCACTGCTTGTCTACATCTGTAAAGTATAAGAGGAAGTAAACATGTTGAGACCTCGTCACAGCCAATATCTAAGTCTGTGTGCTGGTAATAAGAATGAGACTTATTCTTATGAAACTGGGACCAGTTATAATGAGCTTCTCACTCCTTTTAACTAGGAGGTGAGGGCTTCCAGGCTCATTATACCTTGCattataccacacacacacaccgcattgaaataagttgtgtgtgtgtatttttttttatcagattCTTCCTAACTAAAATTCTCTgaggaagattaaaaaatatatgtcatCTTGCCCAGCAAGCTCCTCCCCTAAACTTACAGCTTACACTCAAGAAATCTTAAGTTACAACCATAACAAACCTAAAATACGTCTCTGAGGATATTACAACCGACAATGCGAGTGGCGGTATTGAGCAATTTCTCAAAGGTACTTGGATgtgggttgggcttcccaggtggcgctagtggtaaagaacctgcctgccaatgcaggaaacgtaagagactcaggttcgatccctgggtagggaagatcccctggaggagggcatggcaacccactccagtactctttcctggagaatcctatggacagaggagcctggcaggctacagtccatggggtcacaagagtcagatacaactgaagcaacttagcaggcacacacgcaCTGGAGGTGGGTCAGGAAACAGCTGAGTTATTTAGCTCTGACTCCAGGGCAACGCCCACTGTAACAAGAGTTGGAACCGGGgtattcaaagaaaagaaaatcaactgaACTATGATAAGTCTATACAAATGTGACTAACTTACGTGTGACCAGTTCAGGAGTTTTGTACAGCCATGTTCACAGGCTCTTACAGGTAACAACTTCGGATTCAAACTTCCATTTCTCTGGGTTATTTTGTGTTTCCTGAATACTGACTAATTCATTCATCCCTTTATTAGCTGACAAATAGATCTTCAACACTAAAGTGCACTGTAAAGGAAATCACAACTGGAAGCACAAAAGGAATACAATTCATGCTGGCAAATGGTGCTTCCGCCTCAGACAGGAAGGGGAGGCGGACACCGCCACAGCACAGATGAACCTTGGGGACGTCGTGCTGAGTTCAGTGATGTAAGtcagtcaccaaaaaaaaaaaaaaagactgtgtgATTCCTCTTGGCTAAGGTCCCTAGAATAGTCAAATCCAAACGGTGCTAGGATGCTGATGATGGGGACTGAatctgaaaaggcagagaagcaggGTGATCATCCTTTAGGAAGTGTTTATgtgctctttttcttcttcaggggcaTATACTCTTCTTTTATTATTCCCACACAAATTGGGAAAAGCAGGAGGCAACACATGTTACTAACCCCACTCTACGAAGAAAGTTTGGTTTGAGTTGTGTATCTGAAGTTAAAGATCCCTGGTGGGAACCAGAATTTTCAGAGTGGCTAATGGCAAAGGACCAGAGAGACCACTGGCCCCGCTACAATGCTGATGCTGTTGAATAACCGACTCTCGGCAGTCCCAAGACACTCACAGAAATATGACCCAGCTTACACCCAGTCCGCTTGGGAAGAGGCATGCCTTAactcagaaaaaagaaatgttcccACACAATGTCCCCCAAAGGtcacctgtttttaaaaaaaggacctCTACTGTAAAATGGTATGGCCCATAAAATGTGATCCCGCAAAAAGACCCCAATAGAAGGATCTAAAACTGCAGAGGAAAACAATTTAGGCCAAGGGGCTCCCTGATAATATTATCATCTGCATAGTCCATGGCTAATTCATTTCACATGAATTTTCTAGACTTATTCACAAGGCCCTATCagattgtttattttctgtaaggTTTGGCGGGTTACCTAAaaataccacacacacacttctgcaGACAGCCTGGCTCTTGCCACTTCAGAGGGACTCTGAGAGAGGTCCCGACTTCCAGACCCATGTTCTCCTCTCTTTTCCCACCATCTCTCTTCATGAGTCTGCTTGCCTGACCATTACATCAATTCTACGTCACGTAGCCCAGCAGTCCCCGATGTTTTTGACACTGGGCAAAACTGGTTTCCTGGAAGATACTGACCGCTGGGCaaggactggttttgtggaagacaatttctcCATGGATTGGGGAaggggggatggtttggggatgatccTGTTCAGGGATGATCCTGTTCAGGAGTGCATGACCTGGGGCCCTCACATGCGCAGTTCACAGTAGGATTCAAGTTCCTCTGTAAATTGCCAGAATCGAGAATCAAACGCTGCTGCTGAGCAGACAGGAGGTGATAATGCAAACaatggggagcagctgtaaatacagaggAAGCTTCACTCGCCAGCCTGCTGTTCGCCTCCTGCTGCCCAGCCCAGTTCCTAACACGCCCAGGGCTTAGGGACCTCTCTCGAAGATACACGTTCAGCTAGGCATCTGTGCATTCTACTTCTAAGCATGGAAATCTCTCAGACCACCCTGAACTGAACCTGTGCTGCAGGCCAGTCGATAACTTTGCAGTTCCCTTCCTAACAGCACACGGCCAGAGGCAAGAGTGCAAACAGAGTCCCACCCACCATATGGCTGAATATTTCAAGGCTATAAATCAATCTAACAGGCTGTTAAATGTTTTGTCTTCTACCTTTACCACACATACACaactcatgatttttttttttaaatcatgcaaAGTAACAGTTCACACCAAACATGGATAACATCTATTCAAAATGAACATCTTTCTCTACGACAAACCACGATTCTCTTTGGGGCCTGGCAGGGCATgacaagaggagaagagagataACTCTTCCTCACTTGCTGACTCACCCTCACCTACTCGCTCAGACCTTGCCCTCCATTCATTCAGGACACCACAGAGGAAACACCCATTTGCTCTCCCTCCTCAGGGTCTCTCCCTCTCTGACCCCCACTGACCAGCCGCCTCAGGAAGCAATGAGTGTGTCGTCTGTAAGGGTTCTCCCCGGTTGAAAGAGCCCCCACCAAAACACGTCTGCCCCACCTTTCAAGTCCCTCAAAGGACCTTGCAGCCGAAGGCCAGGTTCAAGTTCAGGACTCTCAGGCTCCTAAGAGTTCCAGACTAGATGGCAGTGATGCCTGGACTCCCTTCCTTCCACCCTGGCTCTGTCCCACACTCTGGGGATCTTGCAAACATCGACACTGAACATTGACCTCAATCTGCAAGGCCAAGTTCCATCACGTGCGCTCTTTTCATCACTCACGCTTGGCCAGCCGCCCCCACTTGGCCCACAGAGCCCAGCTGCAGCAAAGAATCCTGCTTGTTGGTTTAGTGAgacacaccccccaccccgaccctggACCCTCAATGTCTGAAAAAGTTTCTCAATCCCCACACTCATTGGCTAAAGTCTGTCTTTAGCAAGAACCCTGTTACGCCAGTTTAGCAAGAATCTTCCTGCCTTTGCTGTCCTCTTAGTCATTTTCTCCCTGCTGACTCCTCATTCTTGCTGGCTCTCAGTCCCCAGCTGTCTTTGCTGGACTTGGAGTTGAGCTCAGTTCTATACCGAAGTCTCTCTTTTCTACTTGACTAACTCCAATAAAATCTTCCTTGCTGTTTTTAACAAGTGTCTAGtgtagaatttttctttttcttttttttggctgcactgtgcagcatgtgggatgttagttcccaaacctggggatcaaaccctctCCTTtggaagcagggagtcttaaccactggaccaccagggaagtctctgaaatttttcttttacactCCACACGTTTGCAGTCACCCCCGG
The sequence above is drawn from the Ovis aries strain OAR_USU_Benz2616 breed Rambouillet chromosome 26, ARS-UI_Ramb_v3.0, whole genome shotgun sequence genome and encodes:
- the FUT10 gene encoding alpha-(1,3)-fucosyltransferase 10 isoform X2, translating into MVRIQRGKLLAFCLCVMATVFLLITLQVVVELGKFEGKKFKNSHLKDGRAEMEAEPLHLRPFFKRGGPTLNRKKTLAADGFPIMLWWSPLTGETGRLGQCGADACFFTINRTYIHHHRTKAFLFYGTDFSIDSLPLPRKAHHDWALFHEESPKNNYKLFHQPVITLFNYTATFSRHSHLPLTTQFLEGTEVLTSLRYLVPLRSKNHLRKSLAPLVYVQSDCDPPSDRDTYIRELMTYIEVDSYGECLRNKPLPPRLSNPASMDADGFYRILAQYKFILAFENAVCDDYITEKFWRPLKLGVVPVYYGSPNIADWLPSNRSAIMVSEFSHPRELASYIRALDQDDRRYQAYIEWKLEGEISNQRLLTALRERKWGVQDVKQDSHIDAFECMVCSKVWDNIRLQEKDQIRDTRW
- the FUT10 gene encoding alpha-(1,3)-fucosyltransferase 10 isoform X1, giving the protein MVRIQRGKLLAFCLCVMATVFLLITLQVVVELGKFEGKKFKNSHLKDGRAEMEAEPLHLRPFFKRGGPTLNRKKTLAADGFPIMLWWSPLTGETGRLGQCGADACFFTINRTYIHHHRTKAFLFYGTDFSIDSLPLPRKAHHDWALFHEESPKNNYKLFHQPVITLFNYTATFSRHSHLPLTTQFLEGTEVLTSLRYLVPLRSKNHLRKSLAPLVYVQSDCDPPSDRDTYIRELMTYIEVDSYGECLRNKPLPPRLSNPASMDADGFYRILAQYKFILAFENAVCDDYITEKFWRPLKLGVVPVYYGSPNIADWLPSNRSAIMVSEFSHPRELASYIRALDQDDRRYQAYIEWKLEGEISNQRLLTALRERKWGVQDVKQDSHIDAFECMVCSKVWDNIRLQEKGLPPKRWQADVTHLSCPEPTVFAFSPLAPRRRSLREMWIPSFQQSKKEAQALRWLVDRNQNFSTQEFWALVFKD